A stretch of the Argentina anserina chromosome 6, drPotAnse1.1, whole genome shotgun sequence genome encodes the following:
- the LOC126799346 gene encoding increased DNA methylation 2-like — MRLPKLFVPFSHTLSSVLPVQNPSILPFIPLWLSDMDDSSQASDSNPATCLGSRNEQSRMINDDQMFLLYFIMGTYFGPDVKGERPHKSVLRRIAEGLPPYTYEQLAGSQINTAEVQYVYYSVLRKADQSAIVESPMLHQFFHGNLLIQGQDEIANYPQFPDLFPPLLHYNSQSKTKFNFFENIVFIRNPEISYIKPEDLERFKRLTGLEGFVLKRDSERLHANSDRSVHEPKSNGESPRIRSSRSSAMTNYVDDPLKYKDHLKRMLVVAPKGGVEYNGMPVMYSYMAPLPTGNGSADTQKVDPATIFLPSPPTEREWSNIVAATIKGFTLTGSAATGQIGPTIGLIDIGESEDSYLFRVSLPGVRRDEREFSCEVENEGQVLIRGVTITGEKTVYRYSQMFEMQTQNLCPTGHFSISFQLPGPVNPQHFSGNFGTDGILEGVVMKQFDEKGCLC; from the exons ATGCGACTCCCCAAGCTCTTTGTTCCTTTCTCGCACACTCTTTCTTCGGTTCTTCCTGTTCAGAATCCATCAATTTTACCCTTTATCCCTCTGTGGCTTTCAG ATATGGATGACTCATCTCAGGCTTCAGACTCTAATCCAGCCACATGTTTAGGTTCTAGGAATGAGCAAAGCAGGATGATAAATGATGATCAGATGTTTCTCTTGTACTTCATAATGGGTACCTACTTTGGCCCTGATGTTAAAGGAGAGAGGCCTCATAAGTCAGTGTTGCGGAGAATAGCTGAGGGACTTCCACCATATACTTATGAGCAACTAGCTGGGTCCCAAATCAATACAGCTGAGGTACAGTACGTGTATTATTCTGTTCTTAGGAAGGCTGATCAATCTGCCATTGTTGAATCACCAATGTTGCACCAGTTCTTCCATGGTAATCTCCTCATCCAAGGACAAGATGAGATAGCCAATTACCCTCAATTTCCTGATCTCTTTCCTCCCCTACTTCACTACAATTCGCAGTCAAAAACCAAATTTAACTTCTTCGAGAACATTGTCTTTATCAGAAATCCAGAAATATCGTACATTAAGCCAGAAGACTTGGAAAGGTTTAAGAGGCTAACTGGGCTGGAGGGTTTTGTTCTAAAAAGAGATTCTGAGAGGTTGCATGCCAATTCTGATCGAAGTGTCCATGAGCCGAAGTCCAATGGAGAATCACCTCGTATTAGATCTTCTCGAAGCTCTGCGATGACAAATTATGTGGATGATCCCCTTAAATATAAGGATCATCTGAAACGGATGCTTGTGGTTGCACCGAAGGGTGGTGTGGAATATAATGGTATGCCTGTCATGTACAGTTATATGGCTCCTTTGCCAACTGGAAATGGCTCCGCTGATACACAGAAAGTTGATCCTGCTACGATTTTTCTTCCTTCTCCTCCAACTGAAAGAGAGTGGTCAAATATTGTAGCTGCGACCATAAAGGGATTTACACTGACTGGGAGTGCAGCAACAGGGCAGATAGGACCAACTATAGGACTCATTGACATTGGAGAGTCAGAGGACTCCTACCTATTTCGTGTATCTCTTCCAGGAGTGAGAAGAGATGAAA GGGAATTCAGCTGTGAAGTTGAAAATGAAGGACAAGTATTGATAAGAGGGGTTACAATAACGGGTGAGAAGACAGTCTATAGGTACTCTCAGATGTTTGAAATGCAAACCCAAAATCTTTGCCCTACAGGGCATTTTTCTATCTCATTCCAGCTGCCTGGTCCAGTTAATCCCCAGCACTTTTCAGGTAATTTTGGCACTGACGGAATCCTTGAAGGAGTTGTGATGAAACAGTTTGATGAGAAAGGATGCTTATGCTGA